The following are encoded in a window of Planctomycetia bacterium genomic DNA:
- a CDS encoding type II secretion system GspH family protein, whose protein sequence is MNSAARTSRSGYTLVEIMIAISIMGIMAGAAIPLFQPNVAVQLESTGRIIAADLAQVRDLAVSNNSNYRLTFDLAENRYYLEYSGTNAALATLPATIYRDASNTTTRRYTDLDDLPQLGTSVKLYSVVAAAASPTSITTLEFDALGATVQTAETLIWLSTGSGDGVRYVCIHVDPITGLARVDDITGIYPYGSGSGS, encoded by the coding sequence ATGAACTCAGCCGCCCGGACATCTCGATCTGGCTACACGCTCGTCGAGATTATGATCGCAATCTCGATCATGGGCATTATGGCCGGCGCGGCGATTCCGCTGTTCCAACCTAATGTCGCGGTTCAGCTCGAATCGACGGGTCGCATCATTGCCGCGGATCTTGCTCAAGTACGTGACTTAGCGGTCTCGAACAACAGCAACTACCGCCTGACGTTCGATCTCGCAGAGAACCGCTACTATCTGGAATATTCGGGCACGAACGCCGCACTCGCGACTCTGCCCGCGACGATTTACCGCGACGCATCGAATACCACCACACGCCGATACACCGACCTCGACGATCTGCCGCAACTCGGCACAAGCGTTAAACTCTATTCCGTCGTCGCCGCCGCTGCTTCTCCTACAAGCATTACGACCCTTGAGTTCGACGCCTTAGGCGCGACGGTGCAAACAGCTGAAACGCTTATCTGGCTTTCGACCGGCTCCGGAGACGGAGTTCGCTACGTCTGCATCCATGTCGATCCGATTACCGGACTGGCCCGAGTCGACGACATAACCGGCATTTATCCGTACGGATCCGGTTCCGGGAGCTAG
- the pilM gene encoding pilus assembly protein PilM, translated as MVSLQGFRRVGPIGIDLGSRSIKLVQMNGDRTRILESVRWDLPIEPAVDADEQLRRWTKALVDAREGRKFRGRDVVVCLGARELAVQNVRVTKPASGELEPLILKEIGDRFAYPIAESDLRFLEAADVRQGDTIRREVIVLGCHRPQLNRFMQVLDDSGLKPVAVEAEPQSILRCYGAQYRRDEDRDQRAIVVHVGNTNTAVVIAQGNEILFIKYIELGGKHFDEAVARTLKMELPAAWALRRNNGDRRTELQDAEIARSVNESIRPVVDRLANEVSLCIRYHSVTFRGQPLVRLVLGGGEATQNLVERLAARLDLKCELGDPFRSFPTAAGASTGRKSQWDVAIGMAMRRFDE; from the coding sequence ATGGTTTCATTGCAAGGATTTCGACGCGTCGGCCCGATCGGCATCGACTTGGGGAGCCGTTCCATCAAGCTCGTGCAGATGAACGGCGATCGTACGCGCATCCTCGAATCGGTTCGCTGGGATCTTCCGATCGAACCGGCCGTCGACGCCGATGAACAACTACGTCGCTGGACGAAGGCGCTGGTCGATGCGCGCGAAGGCCGCAAGTTTCGCGGGCGCGATGTCGTCGTTTGTTTAGGTGCCCGCGAGCTCGCCGTGCAGAACGTGCGCGTCACGAAACCGGCTTCCGGAGAATTGGAACCGCTGATTTTGAAAGAAATCGGCGATCGCTTCGCGTATCCGATCGCCGAAAGCGACCTACGGTTTCTAGAAGCGGCCGACGTTCGACAAGGAGACACGATTCGTCGCGAAGTCATCGTACTCGGTTGCCATCGTCCGCAGTTGAATCGCTTCATGCAGGTGCTCGACGATTCCGGCCTCAAGCCGGTAGCGGTCGAAGCGGAACCGCAATCCATACTGCGTTGCTACGGCGCTCAATATCGTCGTGATGAGGATCGCGATCAGCGGGCGATCGTCGTGCATGTCGGCAACACGAACACGGCCGTCGTCATCGCGCAAGGGAATGAAATCCTCTTCATCAAATACATCGAGCTCGGCGGCAAACATTTCGACGAAGCCGTGGCCCGGACGCTCAAAATGGAGTTACCTGCGGCTTGGGCCTTGCGTCGTAACAACGGCGATCGACGCACGGAATTGCAGGATGCCGAGATCGCACGGAGCGTGAACGAATCGATTCGTCCGGTTGTCGATCGACTGGCGAATGAAGTCTCGCTCTGCATTCGATATCACAGCGTGACGTTTCGAGGCCAACCGTTGGTGCGATTGGTGCTCGGCGGCGGAGAAGCAACGCAAAACCTCGTCGAACGCTTAGCCGCTCGCTTGGATCTGAAGTGCGAACTCGGTGATCCGTTCCGCAGCTTTCCGACCGCCGCCGGTGCGAGCACGGGTCGTAAATCGCAATGGGACGTCGCCATCGGCATGGCGATGCGTCGTTTCGACGAATAA
- a CDS encoding PilN domain-containing protein: MKTIDFLPERYRQATKRRRTSYWRLGVTVLFLVAFAAAAGGLFLIERDVRGRYEQTNALHAAAQAQQMLVANKQLELTELRNRAELATFLRHPWPRSRIVHEALVNLPQEVTIERLHLHVAERPKVRVAEAAAAVESTTPKIANAESDLTALRTALEAVDLLVTLEGITFDQPALHVYLQALAASKLFVKAELTSIEAVTGDSSGGEVRFAVRIVVRPGWGMPGGPSAEEAQPADEEKPADPVAEKESASKAWVADTALLQRPNIDAGGRVIP, from the coding sequence ATGAAAACAATCGACTTTCTTCCGGAGCGTTATCGCCAAGCGACGAAGCGCAGACGCACTTCGTATTGGCGGCTCGGCGTCACGGTATTGTTTCTCGTAGCCTTTGCTGCAGCAGCCGGTGGATTGTTCCTGATCGAGCGCGATGTACGAGGCCGGTACGAACAAACCAACGCTCTGCATGCCGCGGCGCAAGCCCAGCAGATGCTCGTCGCAAACAAACAACTCGAGCTCACGGAGCTGCGCAATCGTGCCGAGTTGGCAACCTTTCTGCGCCACCCTTGGCCTCGTTCGCGCATCGTGCATGAAGCGCTTGTGAACCTCCCGCAGGAAGTAACGATCGAGCGACTACATCTCCATGTCGCGGAGCGTCCGAAAGTGCGCGTCGCCGAAGCCGCGGCCGCTGTGGAGAGCACGACGCCAAAAATAGCGAATGCGGAATCGGATCTGACGGCTCTGCGCACGGCGCTCGAGGCCGTCGATCTGCTCGTGACCCTCGAAGGGATCACGTTCGATCAACCCGCTCTGCACGTTTATCTTCAAGCGTTGGCGGCGTCGAAATTGTTCGTGAAAGCGGAACTAACGTCGATCGAAGCAGTTACCGGCGACTCCAGCGGCGGCGAAGTCCGCTTCGCGGTGCGCATCGTCGTTCGACCGGGCTGGGGTATGCCCGGAGGCCCGAGCGCTGAGGAAGCGCAACCTGCCGATGAAGAAAAGCCGGCTGATCCGGTCGCCGAAAAAGAAAGTGCCTCTAAAGCATGGGTGGCGGATACCGCATTGCTTCAACGGCCGAACATCGATGCCGGTGGGAGGGTAATACCGTGA
- a CDS encoding type II secretion system protein M, producing MKKSFLTGGWGAIVPLTAAFGVYLFFVFLPGMKDIHRMRSEMETKEIVVQVAAAIPDQLKQIDQEFVDAHRYLEKWRGVSNKPSNIAELFGRLSNMAKASGVATTTFRPETKQAYATLERIPLTLGCRGTPEQVQTLLSSIELLNQRLWVDDVTIERSRQDGKSVTCELKLAIFADNFEISD from the coding sequence GTGAAGAAATCTTTTCTCACCGGTGGCTGGGGAGCGATCGTTCCACTGACGGCCGCATTCGGAGTCTATCTGTTCTTCGTGTTCCTGCCGGGCATGAAAGATATTCACCGCATGCGCAGCGAAATGGAAACGAAGGAAATCGTCGTTCAAGTAGCCGCTGCGATTCCCGATCAATTGAAGCAGATCGATCAGGAATTCGTCGACGCGCACCGCTATTTGGAAAAGTGGCGGGGAGTTTCGAACAAGCCGAGCAATATCGCCGAGTTGTTCGGGCGGCTTTCGAATATGGCGAAAGCCTCGGGAGTCGCCACGACCACGTTTCGCCCGGAGACCAAACAAGCCTATGCCACGCTAGAACGGATCCCGCTCACCCTCGGTTGCCGGGGGACACCGGAGCAGGTGCAAACATTGCTATCGTCGATCGAGTTGCTCAATCAGCGACTCTGGGTCGATGACGTAACGATCGAACGCAGCCGGCAGGACGGGAAGTCTGTGACGTGCGAGTTAAAACTGGCAATCTTTGCCGATAATTTTGAGATTTCGGATTAG
- a CDS encoding tetratricopeptide repeat protein: MKSANNRFVRTFACGAVALVVGGCAVGGVPLFKKSEKTEEALPDVHPIRKERASLAAKKFDVERNAAEYQAAAAEWRQGNFKACRDGIDKILYRDPAHRDSLILLAELELEHDQPELAVDILRRGIAAHPKDGEMSYKLGLALESAGESSEALHHFHMAVQLAPQEKKFADVFKHAEEHAKQSAAQDGEQVADGKVAPATPDDNETSDNSGSEPTIQLTANQSPLEVDPQSSTKPSSSVSSPIELAVADWEAGRKEACAKTVGEILAHDPKHIDANILQVELDLDAGRSDEARARIERLAIRNPQNAQVRRACALAYEALGDAARAATSFAAAETLELGAIEDAPRVAISARAKRIKPTSIEPASIKVVSISETLQQATPMPTESLQSESSTIEPPNLLAADTLAPALPILGLEVDEPEAPVKATVSTVSTVRNSVVDRLTNTGAVPRRSAQQLLDKGEVFLKAGRFDDAQRELSAAISANSCVVKTASAAALAPLRYEQSALALDLAREGVKKFPDSAGLHRIEGTAALRLGRHLEAEAALRQSLSLDNSQALTYFLLGSVYDRLGNQEAADRHLRQAARLDRRYAVRK, from the coding sequence ATGAAAAGCGCAAATAATCGCTTCGTACGAACCTTTGCCTGCGGTGCCGTGGCGCTTGTCGTCGGCGGCTGCGCGGTCGGCGGCGTGCCGCTTTTTAAGAAGTCGGAGAAGACCGAAGAGGCGCTTCCCGACGTGCATCCGATTCGCAAAGAGCGGGCATCGTTGGCAGCGAAGAAGTTCGACGTCGAACGGAACGCCGCCGAATATCAAGCCGCCGCGGCTGAATGGCGCCAGGGGAATTTCAAAGCTTGCCGCGACGGTATCGACAAGATTCTGTATCGCGATCCGGCGCATCGCGACTCTCTCATTCTGCTCGCCGAGTTGGAACTCGAGCATGACCAGCCGGAACTCGCCGTCGACATCTTACGGCGCGGAATTGCTGCGCACCCGAAAGATGGAGAAATGAGCTACAAGCTCGGCCTTGCGCTGGAATCGGCCGGAGAAAGTTCGGAAGCGCTTCATCATTTCCACATGGCGGTTCAACTCGCCCCGCAAGAAAAAAAATTCGCCGATGTCTTCAAACATGCGGAAGAGCACGCCAAACAATCAGCCGCTCAGGATGGCGAACAAGTCGCCGACGGCAAAGTAGCCCCGGCGACGCCGGACGACAACGAGACTTCCGACAATTCCGGTAGCGAGCCGACGATTCAGCTGACCGCCAACCAATCACCGCTGGAGGTCGATCCGCAAAGCTCGACAAAACCATCGTCGAGCGTGTCGTCGCCGATCGAGTTGGCCGTTGCCGACTGGGAAGCGGGACGCAAAGAAGCTTGCGCTAAAACCGTCGGCGAAATCCTCGCCCACGATCCCAAGCACATCGATGCGAACATCTTGCAAGTCGAACTCGATCTCGACGCCGGCCGCAGCGACGAGGCCCGAGCGCGCATCGAACGACTCGCCATTCGCAATCCGCAAAATGCCCAAGTCCGACGAGCCTGCGCGTTAGCCTATGAAGCGTTGGGCGACGCGGCACGTGCCGCCACATCGTTTGCAGCGGCGGAAACTCTGGAACTCGGCGCGATCGAAGACGCTCCCAGGGTCGCGATCTCGGCTCGTGCAAAACGAATCAAGCCGACTTCCATCGAGCCCGCTTCCATCAAAGTGGTATCGATCTCCGAGACCTTACAGCAAGCGACGCCGATGCCGACGGAATCGTTGCAATCGGAATCATCGACCATCGAACCGCCGAATCTCCTGGCCGCCGACACCCTCGCACCGGCGCTGCCGATCTTGGGTCTGGAAGTAGATGAGCCCGAAGCGCCCGTGAAAGCGACCGTTTCCACGGTATCAACGGTTCGCAACTCGGTCGTCGATCGGTTAACCAACACCGGTGCGGTGCCGCGCCGGAGCGCTCAGCAATTACTCGACAAGGGAGAAGTATTTCTTAAGGCCGGACGCTTCGACGACGCCCAACGAGAACTCTCCGCGGCGATTTCCGCGAATTCTTGCGTAGTTAAAACCGCATCGGCCGCGGCCCTAGCACCGTTAAGATACGAACAATCGGCGCTCGCGCTCGATCTTGCGCGGGAGGGTGTTAAGAAATTCCCCGATTCTGCGGGTCTACACCGGATTGAGGGGACCGCGGCGCTCCGCTTGGGGCGGCACCTGGAGGCGGAGGCGGCTTTGCGACAATCGTTGTCTTTGGACAACTCGCAAGCACTGACCTATTTTTTGCTGGGCTCCGTCTACGACCGCCTGGGAAACCAAGAGGCGGCGGACCGGCATTTACGCCAAGCGGCGCGACTTGATCGTCGATACGCTGTGCGAAAATAG
- a CDS encoding cell wall metabolism sensor histidine kinase WalK, with protein MNKNRISPYAWLIACFTLIACLTVAMACTLRNSQAGLLLSMIAVIAAAASGGICIWTIRRICREQAIARRYLELLVHSDDPALASIINLEALPAVDEHSTWMRPLTQIRDYLASFHERQAGWDATRSALEVRLQRTTAQAELMSTVLANIGEPVFAMNAYEEIELANEHAKKLLHLSDGDEKRPLSKILPCGKLTSMVNDVRRRNVPTQRCDDFELDDADGNKRWYRATASNLLADVTASEQGSGVVVLLRDISVQRGMQQQHAEFVSAASHEMKTPLAGIKAYVELLADGDAEDESSREEFLGVINNQADRLQRLIENLLNIARIEAGVVKVSKQSRGVNEILNEAIGVVQPSADAKHITLVSDLSPLYLGALVDRDMLMQAVINLLSNAVKYTPCKGRVTLRSRLADQEIHIEVEDTGVGLNEEDCVKVFDKFYRVDKDKNMAAGTGLGLPLARHIVEDVHSGHLTVRSKVGVGSTFSIAIPNVGRSV; from the coding sequence ATGAATAAGAATCGCATCTCGCCGTATGCTTGGCTTATCGCGTGCTTTACGCTGATTGCATGCCTGACCGTGGCAATGGCATGCACGCTCAGGAATTCGCAAGCAGGCTTGCTCCTCTCGATGATCGCAGTCATCGCCGCGGCGGCATCGGGCGGCATCTGCATCTGGACGATTCGGCGCATCTGTCGCGAGCAAGCGATCGCCCGCCGCTATCTGGAACTTCTCGTCCACAGCGACGATCCGGCTCTGGCCTCGATCATTAATCTGGAAGCGCTGCCGGCCGTCGATGAACATTCGACCTGGATGCGGCCGTTGACGCAGATTCGCGACTATCTCGCCTCGTTTCACGAACGCCAAGCCGGTTGGGATGCAACTCGCTCGGCGTTGGAAGTCCGTCTACAACGGACCACGGCGCAGGCCGAACTCATGTCGACCGTCCTGGCGAATATCGGCGAGCCAGTGTTCGCGATGAACGCCTACGAGGAAATCGAACTCGCCAACGAGCATGCGAAGAAGCTCCTGCATTTATCGGACGGCGATGAGAAGCGCCCCCTCTCGAAGATCCTGCCGTGCGGCAAGCTCACCTCGATGGTGAACGACGTGCGTCGTCGCAACGTGCCGACGCAACGCTGCGACGATTTCGAGCTCGACGATGCCGATGGAAACAAACGCTGGTATCGCGCGACCGCCTCGAACTTGCTGGCCGATGTCACGGCAAGCGAACAAGGCTCGGGCGTCGTCGTATTGCTGCGAGACATCAGCGTGCAGCGAGGCATGCAGCAACAGCACGCCGAGTTCGTTTCGGCCGCCAGCCATGAAATGAAAACACCGCTCGCCGGCATCAAGGCTTACGTCGAACTCCTTGCCGACGGCGATGCCGAAGACGAAAGCTCGCGCGAAGAATTTCTCGGCGTCATCAACAACCAAGCCGATCGCCTGCAACGCTTGATCGAAAACTTGCTGAACATCGCCAGAATCGAAGCAGGGGTCGTGAAGGTCAGCAAGCAAAGCCGGGGAGTGAACGAGATCCTGAACGAAGCGATCGGCGTCGTACAACCCTCGGCCGATGCAAAGCATATTACGCTGGTCTCCGACCTCAGCCCGTTATATCTCGGAGCGCTCGTCGATCGAGACATGCTCATGCAAGCGGTAATTAACTTGCTGTCGAACGCCGTGAAGTACACGCCGTGCAAAGGTCGCGTAACGCTCCGCAGCCGACTCGCCGACCAAGAGATCCATATCGAAGTCGAAGATACCGGCGTCGGCCTGAACGAAGAAGATTGTGTGAAGGTGTTCGATAAGTTCTATCGGGTCGACAAAGACAAAAACATGGCCGCAGGGACGGGGCTCGGTCTGCCGCTCGCACGCCATATCGTCGAAGACGTCCATAGCGGGCATCTTACCGTTCGCAGCAAGGTCGGCGTGGGAAGCACGTTCAGCATCGCGATTCCGAATGTGGGACGAAGCGTTTAG
- a CDS encoding response regulator, with protein sequence MSRHVLLCDDEIAIIRAAEIKLTRAGFRVTCCSDGQEAFETIQRDKPDLLISDCQMPRMGGLELIRRLRADEATCDLPIMMLTGKGYELPREELQTKYGVIEIIAKPFSPRDVLKIVENLFVASST encoded by the coding sequence ATGAGCAGACACGTTTTACTTTGCGACGACGAGATCGCGATTATTCGCGCAGCGGAAATCAAACTCACACGTGCCGGCTTTCGCGTCACCTGCTGCTCCGACGGCCAAGAGGCGTTCGAGACGATTCAACGAGACAAGCCCGACTTGCTGATCTCGGATTGCCAAATGCCTCGCATGGGAGGGCTGGAGCTTATTCGCCGACTGCGAGCAGACGAAGCGACGTGCGACTTGCCGATCATGATGCTCACGGGCAAGGGCTACGAATTACCGCGTGAAGAATTGCAGACGAAGTACGGCGTGATCGAAATCATCGCAAAGCCGTTCAGCCCACGCGACGTATTGAAAATCGTCGAGAACCTTTTCGTTGCGAGCTCGACATGA
- a CDS encoding STAS domain-containing protein yields MNLTTEIFGACMVVHAPQDLGREQAERFQNFLHSLERIQIILDIDDVEQIDSSGLTALVETQEHLRTLGGDLKIATDSAVNRKILEITRIDRQLEVFESVIDAVKSYR; encoded by the coding sequence ATGAACCTTACGACGGAAATTTTCGGCGCTTGCATGGTCGTTCACGCGCCCCAAGACCTGGGACGCGAGCAAGCCGAACGATTTCAGAACTTCCTGCACTCGCTCGAGCGAATTCAGATCATTCTCGACATCGACGACGTCGAGCAAATCGACAGCTCCGGGCTCACTGCACTCGTCGAGACGCAGGAGCATCTTCGTACGCTCGGCGGCGACTTGAAGATTGCGACGGACAGCGCCGTGAATCGGAAGATATTGGAAATCACGCGTATCGACCGGCAATTGGAAGTCTTCGAGAGCGTGATCGACGCAGTGAAGAGCTACCGCTAA
- the tadA gene encoding Flp pilus assembly complex ATPase component TadA: MSSSLHPGAAPVKLGDLLLRHGYLTEDGLRAALDQQKKDGRGKLLGEILVDISACSEDQIAECIAAEYGVPFAKLELRLCDQKIVEVLPREFIENNLVMPLFVVRNILTLALSEPSNLFLIEEVEKLTGLRVQTVVATAKDIRRMITSLPNSKVFVIDDIIEESQSGDVTLIEDAVEDISDMAEVAGQSPVIRLVNYVIYNAVREGASDIHIEPAEKCVRVRYRIDGRLYKSLEVPVTLLSALTSRIKIMAGLDISERRLPQDGRIHVMLDGRKIDLRCSTFPMNRGEKTVIRVLDTRSVSLVLEDLGFSEDILSGLTQLIKAPNGIGLVTGPTGSGKSTTLYAMLNNISSMENNVCTVEDPIEYNLPLINQFQIQERVGLTFSKALRTLLRQDPDVIMVGEVRDEETARTAIQAALTGHLVFSTLHTNDACSSITRLINMGVESYLIGAALNMVLAQRLLRRICPKCKAAYEPPRTMRKAIEKMGFEIDEFYKGVGCKNCRNTGYSGRIGVHELLVVDDEIRDIVVTNPTVAAVQAAANRKGMVTLKQDGFRKVREGITTIEEVLHIAGDIRDAGEIMSGTT; the protein is encoded by the coding sequence ATGAGTTCTTCTCTTCATCCCGGTGCCGCTCCTGTCAAGCTCGGCGACTTGCTGCTGCGCCACGGGTATCTGACCGAAGACGGGCTGCGCGCAGCCCTCGATCAGCAGAAGAAGGATGGGCGAGGAAAGTTGCTCGGCGAAATCCTCGTCGATATCTCGGCTTGCTCGGAAGATCAGATCGCCGAATGCATCGCGGCGGAATACGGAGTGCCGTTTGCGAAGCTCGAGCTTCGACTTTGCGATCAGAAGATCGTGGAAGTGTTGCCTCGCGAATTCATCGAAAACAACTTGGTGATGCCGCTGTTCGTCGTGCGGAACATCCTCACGCTCGCGCTCTCCGAACCGTCGAACTTGTTCTTGATTGAAGAAGTCGAGAAGCTGACCGGCTTGCGAGTGCAGACCGTCGTGGCGACGGCGAAAGACATTCGCCGAATGATTACGTCGCTGCCGAACTCGAAGGTGTTCGTCATCGACGACATCATCGAAGAATCCCAGTCGGGCGACGTCACGCTGATCGAAGACGCCGTCGAAGATATCAGCGATATGGCCGAAGTGGCCGGTCAATCGCCGGTCATTCGGCTCGTGAACTACGTGATCTACAACGCGGTGAGGGAAGGTGCCAGCGATATTCATATCGAGCCGGCCGAAAAGTGTGTGCGCGTGCGCTACCGGATCGACGGCCGACTGTATAAGTCGCTCGAAGTGCCGGTGACGCTGCTCAGCGCGCTCACGAGTCGCATCAAAATCATGGCGGGGCTCGACATCAGCGAACGTCGGCTTCCGCAAGACGGTCGGATCCACGTCATGCTCGACGGTCGAAAGATCGACTTGCGTTGCAGTACGTTTCCGATGAATCGAGGCGAAAAGACGGTAATTCGCGTGCTCGATACGCGCAGCGTGTCGCTCGTGCTCGAAGACCTCGGCTTCTCGGAAGACATTCTCTCAGGCCTGACGCAATTGATCAAAGCGCCGAACGGCATCGGCCTCGTAACCGGCCCGACCGGCAGCGGAAAATCGACGACGCTCTACGCGATGCTGAACAACATCAGCTCGATGGAGAACAACGTCTGCACGGTCGAAGACCCAATCGAATACAACTTGCCGCTGATCAATCAATTTCAGATTCAAGAGCGCGTCGGGCTGACGTTCTCGAAGGCCTTGCGTACGCTGTTGCGGCAAGACCCGGATGTGATCATGGTCGGTGAAGTGCGCGACGAGGAAACCGCGCGAACCGCAATTCAAGCCGCCCTAACGGGCCACTTGGTGTTCAGCACGCTGCATACGAACGATGCCTGCTCGTCGATCACACGGCTCATCAACATGGGGGTCGAATCGTATTTGATCGGTGCGGCATTAAACATGGTGCTGGCTCAACGGCTGCTCCGGAGAATTTGTCCGAAATGCAAAGCCGCGTACGAGCCGCCTCGCACCATGCGCAAAGCGATCGAAAAGATGGGCTTCGAGATCGACGAATTTTACAAAGGGGTCGGCTGCAAGAACTGCCGCAACACCGGTTACAGCGGCCGTATCGGCGTGCATGAGTTGCTCGTGGTCGACGACGAGATTCGCGACATCGTCGTGACGAACCCCACGGTCGCGGCCGTGCAAGCCGCCGCCAACCGCAAGGGCATGGTCACGCTCAAGCAAGACGGATTCCGCAAGGTGCGCGAAGGAATTACCACGATCGAAGAGGTGTTGCACATCGCCGGCGATATTCGCGACGCCGGAGAAATCATGAGCGGCACGACGTAA
- a CDS encoding type II secretion system F family protein: MSAATFEYRVRDALGKEHEGTVDAQNQEDAVQILRRDGFQVIEIEEGGGGGILAPGIKRTDIIYLTCQLAIMVDTGITLSTALQGILEQEKNLTLRKILVEMRKSVESGGDFSEALAKHPKYFDKTYVSMIKVGEATGTLAEMLERVALYLRKEMEMRSKVKSAMAYPAIMAFIAISVTIFLLTYILPQFSPLFAKKGMKLPGPTKISMALSDALIHHWYWWIAGIVGLIVCYVWGRRTPQGRKIWDSFVISAPLIGSVTRKVVISRSLRTLGTMLNSGLSMLEALKLTAEVSGNYYYEQLWLKVLDEVTQGNEICESLRTSSLFPPMIVQMISAGEQTAQLGQVLEKVSNYYDHEVESSIKTATGMIEPILISVMGVVVGTIGLALLLPVFSLSKAP; this comes from the coding sequence GTGTCGGCTGCAACATTTGAATACCGCGTTCGCGATGCCCTCGGCAAAGAGCACGAAGGGACCGTCGACGCGCAGAATCAAGAAGACGCCGTGCAGATTTTGCGACGCGACGGTTTTCAAGTGATCGAGATCGAGGAAGGTGGCGGCGGAGGTATCCTCGCGCCGGGCATCAAGCGCACCGACATCATCTATCTCACGTGCCAACTCGCGATCATGGTCGACACCGGCATCACGCTATCGACCGCACTGCAAGGAATTCTCGAGCAAGAGAAAAACCTGACGCTGCGTAAAATTCTCGTCGAGATGCGTAAGTCGGTCGAATCCGGCGGTGACTTCTCCGAGGCACTCGCGAAGCATCCCAAGTATTTCGACAAGACGTACGTCTCGATGATCAAAGTCGGCGAGGCGACCGGAACGCTGGCCGAAATGCTCGAACGGGTCGCGCTCTATCTTCGCAAAGAGATGGAGATGCGCAGCAAAGTAAAGTCGGCGATGGCATATCCCGCCATCATGGCGTTCATTGCGATCAGCGTGACGATCTTTTTGTTGACCTACATCTTGCCGCAGTTCTCGCCGCTGTTCGCGAAGAAGGGAATGAAGCTTCCCGGACCGACGAAGATCAGCATGGCTCTTTCCGACGCGCTAATTCACCATTGGTATTGGTGGATCGCCGGGATCGTCGGACTTATCGTCTGCTACGTGTGGGGACGACGCACGCCGCAAGGCCGCAAGATTTGGGACTCGTTCGTCATCAGTGCGCCGCTCATCGGTAGCGTGACGCGAAAAGTCGTCATCAGCCGGTCGTTGCGAACGCTCGGCACCATGCTCAACAGCGGGCTCTCGATGCTCGAGGCACTCAAGCTCACGGCCGAAGTTTCAGGCAATTACTACTACGAACAACTCTGGCTGAAGGTGCTCGACGAAGTAACGCAAGGAAACGAGATCTGCGAATCGCTTCGGACTAGCAGCCTCTTCCCGCCGATGATCGTGCAAATGATCTCGGCCGGCGAGCAAACGGCGCAACTCGGCCAGGTGCTCGAAAAGGTGAGCAACTACTACGATCATGAAGTGGAATCGTCGATCAAGACGGCCACCGGCATGATCGAGCCGATTCTCATCAGCGTCATGGGGGTCGTCGTCGGCACGATCGGCCTGGCGCTCTTGCTCCCTGTCTTCTCGCTAAGCAAGGCGCCGTAA
- the rpsU gene encoding 30S ribosomal protein S21 has protein sequence MVKLTVRDKESIQEAVRRFRKLVERSGIKKEMRRKEYYEKPSETRRRARLRSERRARRAITG, from the coding sequence GTGGTAAAGCTGACTGTTCGGGACAAAGAATCGATCCAGGAAGCGGTCCGTCGTTTCCGTAAGTTGGTAGAGCGCAGCGGGATCAAGAAGGAAATGCGCCGTAAGGAATATTACGAGAAGCCGAGCGAGACACGTCGCCGTGCCCGCCTCCGTTCGGAACGACGTGCGCGTCGTGCGATCACCGGATAA